One Amphiprion ocellaris isolate individual 3 ecotype Okinawa chromosome 5, ASM2253959v1, whole genome shotgun sequence genomic region harbors:
- the myh7ba gene encoding myosin, heavy chain 7B, cardiac muscle, beta a isoform X1 translates to MSRFDMKEFGEAAPFLRKSDLELMAAQTIAFDGKKRVWIPDEKEAYIEVETKELNGDKVTVETKDGRTITVKDCDIQYMNPPKYDMIEDMAMLTHLNEASVLFNLRRRYAAWMIYTYSGLFCVTVNPYKWLPVYTAPVVAAYRGKRRSEAPPHIYSIADNAYNDMLRNRENQSMLITGESGAGKTVNTKRVIQYFAIVAALGETSAKKGQGPATKTGGTLEDQIIEANPAMEAFGNAKTLRNDNSSRFGKFIRIHFGPTGKLASADIDIYLLEKSRVIFQQPGERSYHIYYQIMSQKKPELLDMLLVSSNPYDYHFCSQGVTTVENLDDGQELMATDHAMDILGFLPDEKYGCYKIVGAIMHFGNMKFKQKQREEQAEADGTESADKASYLMGVSSADLIKGLLHPRVKVGNEYVVKGQNVEQVTYAVGALAKATYDRMFKWLVGRINRTLYTSLPRQYFIGVLDIAGFEIFELNSFEQLCINFTNEKLQQFFNHHMFILEQEEYKREGIEWTFIDFGLDLQACIDLIEKPLGIMSILEEECMFPKATDSSFKAKMYDNHIGKSPNFQKPRPDKKRKYEAHFELVHYAGVVPYNIFGWLDKNKDPLNETVVACFQKSSNKLLASLYENYVGSDSASDHKIGGKEKRKKAASFQTVSQLHKENLNKLMTNLRSTQPHFVRCIIPNETKTPGIMDPFLVLHQLRCNGVLEGIRICRKGFPNRILYAEFKQRYRILNPHAIPDDKFVDSRKAAEKLLASLDVDHNQYRFGHTKVFFKTGLLGHLEEMRDERLAKVLTLLQAAARGKIMRMELLKMMERREALMIIQWNIRAFNTVKHWPWMKLFFKIKPLLKSAATEKELLSLKEELAKLKEALEKSELKRKELEERQVSLIQEKNDLSLQLQAEQDNLADAEDRCDLLIKTKIQLEAKVKEIMERLEDEEEISANVLAKKRKLEDECAELKKDIDDLEITLAKVEKEKHATENKVKNLIEEMAVLDETIVKLTKEKKALQEAHQQTLDDLQAEEDKVNTLTKAKAKLEQQVDDLEGSLEQEKKLRMDLERVKRKLEGDLKLSLESVMDLENDKQQLEEKLKKKDFEMNEMSTRIEDEQALVSQLQKKIKELQARTEELEEELEADKACRAKVEKQRGDVARELEELSERLEEAGGATSAQIEMNKKREADFLKLRRDLEEAMLHHEATTAALRKKHADSVAELSEQIDSLQRVKQKLEKERSEAKMEADDLASTVEQLSKGKATSEKMCRLYEDQMNEAKAKVEELQRQLNETNTHRARAQAESGELGRKLEEREAMVSQLQRTKNSFSQNVEELKKQLEEENKAKSALAHALQSSRHDCDLLREQYEEEQEAKAELQRALSKANAEVAQWRTKYETDAIQRTEELEEAKKKLVTRLQEAEETVEASNAKCSSLEKTKHRLQTEIEDLVIDLERANAAAAALDKKQRNFDKVLGEWRQKYEECQSELESSQKESRSLSTELFKLKNSYEEALEHLETIKRENKNLQEEIADLSDQLSQGAKTIHELEKMKKGLDIEKSEIQAALEEAEGTLEHEESKTLRIQLELNQIKADVDRKLVEKDEEIDNLRRSHQRTLESMQATLDAEAKSRNEAVRLRKKMEGDLNEMEVQLNHANRQASEYQKLLRSLQVQIKDVQLELDDTIHQNEELKEQMVVTERRNNLLTAEVEELRVLLEQNDRARKLAEHELLEATERVNLLHSQNTGLINQKKKLECDLSILSNEVDDAVQECRNAEEKAKKAITDAAMMAEELKKEQDTSAHLERMKKNMEQTVKDLQMRLDEAEQIALKGGKKQVQKLEARVKELENELESEQKKSQEYQKVVRKYERRIKELSYQAEEDKKNLSRLQELIDKLQAKVKSYKRQAEEAEDQANTNLTKYRKLQHELDDAEERADMAETQVNKLRVRTRDQSSKLAE, encoded by the exons ATGTCGCGCTTTGACATGAAGGAGTTTGGAGAGGCTGCACCGTTTTTACGCAAATCTGACCTGGAGCTGATGGCGGCGCAAACCATCGCTTTTGACG GTAAGAAGCGAGTCTGGATCCCTGATGAAAAAGAAGCTTACATTGAGGTGGAGACCAAGGAGCTCAACGGTGATAAAGTCACTGTTGAGACCAAAGATGGGAGG ACCATCACAGTGAAGGACTGCGACATCCAGTACATGAATCCTCCAAAGTATGACATGATCGAAGACATGGCCATGCTGACTCATCTCAACGAGGCCTCTGTGCTCTTCAACCTGCGCAGACGCTACGCCGCCTGGATGATCTAC ACCTACTCGGGCCTCTTCTGTGTGACGGTGAATCCATACAAATGGCTGCCGGTCTACACGGCTCCTGTGGTCGCCGCCTACAGAGGCAAACGCCGCTCTGAGGCGCCGCCGCACATCTACTCCATCGCAGACAATGCCTACAATGACATGCTGCGCA ATCGGGAGAACCAGTCCATGCTCATCAC CGGAGAATCCGGTGCTGGCAAAACTGTCAACACGAAACGTGTCATTCAGTATTTTGCCATTGTGGCAGCTCTTGGGGAAACTTCTGCCAAAAAAGGA CAAGGTCCGGCCACTAAAACAGGG GGGACTTTGGAGGATCAGATCATTGAGGCCAACCCCGCCATGGAGGCGTTTGGTAATGCCAAAACGCTAAGGAACGACAACTCCTCTCGATTT GGCAAATTCATCAGGATCCATTTTGGTCCTACTGGCAAACTGGCCTCAGCTGATATTGACATAT ATCTTCTGGAAAAATCCAGAGTAATATTTCAGCAGCCTGGAGAGAGGAGCTACCACATTTACTACCAGATTATGTCGCAGAAGAAACCAGAACTCTTAG ACATGCTGCTGGTGTCGTCCAACCCGTACGACTACCACTTCTGCTCTCAGGGTGTGACCACTGTGGAGAACCTGGATGATGGACAGGAGCTGATGGCCACCGAT CATGCCATGGACATCCTGGGCTTTCTCCCCGATGAGAAGTACGGCTGCTATAAAATAGTCGGAGCCATCATGCACTTTGGCAACATGAAATTCAAGCAAAAGCAGCGCGAGGAGCAGGCGGAGGCCGACGGCACTGAAA GTGCTGACAAGGCCTCATACCTGATGGGGGTCAGTTCAGCTGATCTCATCAAGGGCCTCCTCCACCCGAGGGTGAAGGTGGGCAACGAGTACGTGGTGAAGGGACAGAATGTCGAACAG GTCACCTATGCTGTCGGCGCTCTGGCCAAAGCCACATACGATCGCATGTTCAAATGGCTCGTGGGACGCATCAACCGAACACTGTACACCTCCCTGCCTCGCCAGTACTTCATAGGAGTCCTGGACATCGCAGGGTTTGAGATCTTTGAG CTCAACAGCTTTGAGCAGCTGTGCATCAACTTTACAAATGAGAAACTGCAACAGTTTTTCAACCACCACATGTTCATCCTGGAGCAGGAGGAGTACAAGAGAGAAGGCATCGAATGGACCTTCATCGACTTTGGCCTGGACCTTCAAGCTTGCATCGATCTCATTGAAAAG CCGCTGGGCATCATGTCCATCCTTGAAGAGGAGTGCATGTTTCCAAAGGCCACAGACAGCAGCTTTAAAGCTAAGATGTACGATAATCACATCGGAAAATCGCCTAATTTCCAAAAACCACGGCCAGACAAGAAGCGCAAATACGAGGCTCATTTTGAGCTGGTGCACTACGCTGGAGTG gtacCATATAACATTTTCGGTTGGTTAGACAAAAACAAGGACCCACTGAATGAGACGGTGGTGGCGTGTTTCCAAAAGTCCTCCAATAAGCTGCTGGCTTCTCTGTATGAGAATTACGTCGGCTCAGACTCAG CGTCCGACCATAAGATTGGTGGcaaggaaaagaggaagaaggcggCCTCCTTCCAGACTGTATCTCAGCTTCACAAG GAAAATCTGAATAAGCTGATGACCAACCTCCGTAGCACCCAGCCCCACTTTGTTCGATGCATCATCCCTAATGAGACCAAGACTCCAG GAATCATGGATCCATTTCTGGTGCTGCACCAGCTGCGCTGCAACGGTGTGCTGGAAGGCATCAGGATCTGCAGAAAAGGTTTTCCCAACCGCATCCTCTACGCTGAGTTCAAACAGCG TTACCGTATCCTGAATCCACATGCCATCCCAGATGATAAGTTTGTGGACAGCAGGAAAGCTGCAGAGAAGCTGCTGGCGTCCCTGGATGTCGACCACAACCAGTATAGATTTGGACACACAAAG GTGTTCTTTAAAACAGGCCTGCTGGGTCACCTCGAGGAAATGAGGGACGAGCGACTGGCTAAAGTCCTGACACTGTTGCAAGCGGCCGCTCGTGGTAAAATCATGAGGATGGAGCTGCTGAAGATGATGGaaagaag GGAGGCTCTGATGATAATTCAGTGGAACATCCGAGCTTTCAACACTGTCAAGCACTGGCCTTGGATGAAGCTCTTCTTCAAAATAAAGCCTCTACTGAAGAGCGCCGCTACTGAGAAAGAGCTACTCTCTCTGAAGGAAGAGCTGGCTAAGCTGAAGGAAGCTCTGGAGAAATCTGAGCTCAAGCGGaaagagctggaggagaggCAGGTCAGCTTGATCCAAGAGAAGAATGACCTTTCTCTACAGCTACAAGCA GAGCAGGACAATCTGGCAGATGCTGAGGACCGCTGTGACCTGCTCATCAAAACTAAGATCCAGCTAGAGGCCAAAGTTAAAGAAATCATGGAGAGgctggaggatgaggaggagataAGCGCTAATGTGCTCGCTAAAAAGCGCAAGTTGGAGGATGAGTGTGCTGAGCTGAAGAAAGACATCGACGATCTGGAGATAACCCTGGCCAAGGTGGAAAAGGAGAAACATGCCACTGAGAACAAG GTGAAAAACCTGATTGAGGAAATGGCAGTTCTGGATGAGACCATCGTGAAGCTGACCAAGGAGAAGAAAGCTCTTCAGGAGGCTCACCAGCAGACTCTGGATGATCTCCAGGCAGAGGAAGACAAAGTCAACACTCTGACCAAAGCCAAGGCCAAGCTGGAGCAACAAGTAGATGAT CTAGAGGGCTCCTTAGAACAAGAGAAAAAGCTGCGTATGGACCTGGAACGGGTCAAACGTAAGCTGGAAGGAGATCTGAAACTCTCTTTGGAGTCTGTTATGGACCTCGAAAATGACAAGCAACAACTTgaagagaagctgaaaaa GAAAGACTTTGAAATGAATGAGATGAGCACAAGGATTGAAGATGAACAAGCCTTGGTCAGTCAGCTGCAGAAGAAGATAAAGGAGCTACAG GCTCGtacagaggagctggaggaggaactGGAGGCCGACAAGGCCTGCAGGGCTAAAGTGGAGAAGCAGCGTGGCGATGTGGCTCGGGAGCTGGAGGAACTGAGCGAGCGCTTGGAGGAGGCTGGTGGAGCCACCTCAGCACAAATAGAGATGAACAAGAAGAGAGAGGCAGACTTTCTGAAGCTGCGACGTGACCTGGAGGAAGCCATGCTGCACCACGAGGCCACGACGGCAGCTTTACGGAAGAAGCACGCCGACAGCGTCGCAGAGCTGAGCGAACAGATTGACAGCCTGCAGAGAGTCAAGCAGAagctggagaaggagaggagcgAGGCTAAGATGGAGGCTGACGATCTGGCCTCGACTGTGGAGCAGCTCTCCAAGGGCAAG GCCACGTCAGAGAAGATGTGTCGTCTCTATGAAGATCAAATGAACGAAGCGAAAGCCAAGGTGGAGGAGCTCCAGAGGCAGCTCAatgaaaccaacacacacagagcccGAGCTCAGGCTGAGAGTG GTGAGCTGGGTAGGAAACTCGAAGAGCGGGAAGCCATGGTCTCCCAGCTGCAGCGTACCAAGAACTCCTTCagccagaatgtggaggagctCAAGAAACAGCTGGAAGAAGAGAATAAG GCCAAGAGCGCCCTGGCCCATGCACTGCAGTCATCTCGACACGACTGTGATCTCCTGAGAGAGCAGTatgaggaggaacaggaggccAAAGCTGAGCTGCAAAGAGCTCTGTCCAAGGCCAACGCCGAGGTGGCTCAGTGGAGGACTAAGTATGAAACTGATGCCATCCAGAGGACTGAAGAGCTGGAGGAAGCCAA AAAAAAACTGGTGACACGTCTGCAGGAGGCTGAAGAGACTGTGGAAGCTTCCAATGCCAAGTGTTCATCCCTGGAGAAGACAAAACATCGGCTCCAGACAGAGATCGAGGATCTTGTCATTGATCTGGAACGTGCcaatgctgcagctgctgccctGGACAAAAAGCAACGCAACTTTGACAAG GTGCTGGGTGAGTGGAGGCAGAAGTATGAAGAATGTCAGTCAGAGCTGGAGTCCTCTCAAAAAGAGTCGCGCAGCCTGAGCACAGAGCTCTTCAAACTGAAGAACTCCTACGAGGAGGctctggaacatctggagacCATCAAGAGGGAGAACAAGAACCTTCAAG AGGAGATTGCTGACCTTTCAGATCAACTCAGTCAGGGAGCAAAGACCATCCATGAGctggagaagatgaagaagggCCTGGATATTGAGAAAAGTGAGATTCAAGCTGCACTAGAGGAAGCTGAA GGCACTCTGGAACACGAAGAGAGTAAAACTCTCCGGATCCAGCTGGAGCTTAATCAGATTAAAGCAGATGTTGACAGAAAGCTGGTGGAGAAGGATGAGGAAATTGACAACCTTCG CCGGAGCCACCAGAGAACACTGGAGTCCATGCAGGCCACCTTGGATGCTGAGGCCAAGTCTCGCAACGAGGCAGTGCGCCTGAGGAAGAAGATGGAGGGTGACCTGAATGAGATGGAGGTGCAGCTGAATCATGCAAACAGGCAGGCCTCGGAGTACCAGAAACTCCTGAGAAGCCTTCAGGTCCAGATCAAG gATGTTCAACTAGAGCTGGACGACACTATCCACCAGAATGAGGAGCTGAAGGAGCAGATGGTGGTGACGGAGCGTCGAAACAACTTGCTCACTGCTGAGGTGGAGGAGCTCAGGGTGCTGTTGGAGCAGAACGATCGTGCACGCAAGCTGGCCGAGCACGAGCTGCTGGAGGCCACTGAAAGGGTCAACCTGTTGCACTCCCAG AACACTGGGCTGATCAACCAGAAGAAGAAGCTCGAGTGTGATCTGTCCATACTGTCGAATGAGGTGGACGATGCTGTACAAGAGTGTCGCAACGCAGAGGAGAAGGCCAAAAAGGCTATCACTGAT GCAGCCATGATGgcagaggagctgaagaaggagcAGGACACAAGTGCACATctggagaggatgaagaagaacatGGAGCAGACCGTAAAGGACCTGCAGATGCGTCTGGACGAGGCTGAGCAGATCGCCCTCAAGGGAGGCAAGAAGCAAGTCCAAAAACTGGAGGCTAGA GTCAAAGAACTGGAGAATGAATTGGAATCTGAACAAAAGAAGAGCCAAGAGTATCAGAAAGTAGTGCGCAAATATGAGAGGAGAATCAAAGAGCTCTCCTACCAG GCTGAGGAAGACAAGAAGAACCTGAGCCGCCTGCAAGAACTCATTGACAAGCTGCAGGCCAAAGTGAAGAGTTATAAGAGACAGGCTGAAGAAGCG GAGGATCAGGCAAACACCAACCTGACTAAGTACAGGAAGCTCCAGCATGAGCTCGATGATGCAGAGGAGAGGGCAGATATGGCCGAAACGCAGGTCAACAAGCTCCGTGTCCGCACCCGGGACCAGAGCAGCAAG CTCGCTGAGTGA
- the myh7ba gene encoding myosin, heavy chain 7B, cardiac muscle, beta a isoform X2 has product MEAFGNAKTLRNDNSSRFGKFIRIHFGPTGKLASADIDIYLLEKSRVIFQQPGERSYHIYYQIMSQKKPELLDMLLVSSNPYDYHFCSQGVTTVENLDDGQELMATDHAMDILGFLPDEKYGCYKIVGAIMHFGNMKFKQKQREEQAEADGTESADKASYLMGVSSADLIKGLLHPRVKVGNEYVVKGQNVEQVTYAVGALAKATYDRMFKWLVGRINRTLYTSLPRQYFIGVLDIAGFEIFELNSFEQLCINFTNEKLQQFFNHHMFILEQEEYKREGIEWTFIDFGLDLQACIDLIEKPLGIMSILEEECMFPKATDSSFKAKMYDNHIGKSPNFQKPRPDKKRKYEAHFELVHYAGVVPYNIFGWLDKNKDPLNETVVACFQKSSNKLLASLYENYVGSDSASDHKIGGKEKRKKAASFQTVSQLHKENLNKLMTNLRSTQPHFVRCIIPNETKTPGIMDPFLVLHQLRCNGVLEGIRICRKGFPNRILYAEFKQRYRILNPHAIPDDKFVDSRKAAEKLLASLDVDHNQYRFGHTKVFFKTGLLGHLEEMRDERLAKVLTLLQAAARGKIMRMELLKMMERREALMIIQWNIRAFNTVKHWPWMKLFFKIKPLLKSAATEKELLSLKEELAKLKEALEKSELKRKELEERQVSLIQEKNDLSLQLQAEQDNLADAEDRCDLLIKTKIQLEAKVKEIMERLEDEEEISANVLAKKRKLEDECAELKKDIDDLEITLAKVEKEKHATENKVKNLIEEMAVLDETIVKLTKEKKALQEAHQQTLDDLQAEEDKVNTLTKAKAKLEQQVDDLEGSLEQEKKLRMDLERVKRKLEGDLKLSLESVMDLENDKQQLEEKLKKKDFEMNEMSTRIEDEQALVSQLQKKIKELQARTEELEEELEADKACRAKVEKQRGDVARELEELSERLEEAGGATSAQIEMNKKREADFLKLRRDLEEAMLHHEATTAALRKKHADSVAELSEQIDSLQRVKQKLEKERSEAKMEADDLASTVEQLSKGKATSEKMCRLYEDQMNEAKAKVEELQRQLNETNTHRARAQAESGELGRKLEEREAMVSQLQRTKNSFSQNVEELKKQLEEENKAKSALAHALQSSRHDCDLLREQYEEEQEAKAELQRALSKANAEVAQWRTKYETDAIQRTEELEEAKKKLVTRLQEAEETVEASNAKCSSLEKTKHRLQTEIEDLVIDLERANAAAAALDKKQRNFDKVLGEWRQKYEECQSELESSQKESRSLSTELFKLKNSYEEALEHLETIKRENKNLQEEIADLSDQLSQGAKTIHELEKMKKGLDIEKSEIQAALEEAEGTLEHEESKTLRIQLELNQIKADVDRKLVEKDEEIDNLRRSHQRTLESMQATLDAEAKSRNEAVRLRKKMEGDLNEMEVQLNHANRQASEYQKLLRSLQVQIKDVQLELDDTIHQNEELKEQMVVTERRNNLLTAEVEELRVLLEQNDRARKLAEHELLEATERVNLLHSQNTGLINQKKKLECDLSILSNEVDDAVQECRNAEEKAKKAITDAAMMAEELKKEQDTSAHLERMKKNMEQTVKDLQMRLDEAEQIALKGGKKQVQKLEARVKELENELESEQKKSQEYQKVVRKYERRIKELSYQAEEDKKNLSRLQELIDKLQAKVKSYKRQAEEAEDQANTNLTKYRKLQHELDDAEERADMAETQVNKLRVRTRDQSSKLAE; this is encoded by the exons ATGGAGGCGTTTGGTAATGCCAAAACGCTAAGGAACGACAACTCCTCTCGATTT GGCAAATTCATCAGGATCCATTTTGGTCCTACTGGCAAACTGGCCTCAGCTGATATTGACATAT ATCTTCTGGAAAAATCCAGAGTAATATTTCAGCAGCCTGGAGAGAGGAGCTACCACATTTACTACCAGATTATGTCGCAGAAGAAACCAGAACTCTTAG ACATGCTGCTGGTGTCGTCCAACCCGTACGACTACCACTTCTGCTCTCAGGGTGTGACCACTGTGGAGAACCTGGATGATGGACAGGAGCTGATGGCCACCGAT CATGCCATGGACATCCTGGGCTTTCTCCCCGATGAGAAGTACGGCTGCTATAAAATAGTCGGAGCCATCATGCACTTTGGCAACATGAAATTCAAGCAAAAGCAGCGCGAGGAGCAGGCGGAGGCCGACGGCACTGAAA GTGCTGACAAGGCCTCATACCTGATGGGGGTCAGTTCAGCTGATCTCATCAAGGGCCTCCTCCACCCGAGGGTGAAGGTGGGCAACGAGTACGTGGTGAAGGGACAGAATGTCGAACAG GTCACCTATGCTGTCGGCGCTCTGGCCAAAGCCACATACGATCGCATGTTCAAATGGCTCGTGGGACGCATCAACCGAACACTGTACACCTCCCTGCCTCGCCAGTACTTCATAGGAGTCCTGGACATCGCAGGGTTTGAGATCTTTGAG CTCAACAGCTTTGAGCAGCTGTGCATCAACTTTACAAATGAGAAACTGCAACAGTTTTTCAACCACCACATGTTCATCCTGGAGCAGGAGGAGTACAAGAGAGAAGGCATCGAATGGACCTTCATCGACTTTGGCCTGGACCTTCAAGCTTGCATCGATCTCATTGAAAAG CCGCTGGGCATCATGTCCATCCTTGAAGAGGAGTGCATGTTTCCAAAGGCCACAGACAGCAGCTTTAAAGCTAAGATGTACGATAATCACATCGGAAAATCGCCTAATTTCCAAAAACCACGGCCAGACAAGAAGCGCAAATACGAGGCTCATTTTGAGCTGGTGCACTACGCTGGAGTG gtacCATATAACATTTTCGGTTGGTTAGACAAAAACAAGGACCCACTGAATGAGACGGTGGTGGCGTGTTTCCAAAAGTCCTCCAATAAGCTGCTGGCTTCTCTGTATGAGAATTACGTCGGCTCAGACTCAG CGTCCGACCATAAGATTGGTGGcaaggaaaagaggaagaaggcggCCTCCTTCCAGACTGTATCTCAGCTTCACAAG GAAAATCTGAATAAGCTGATGACCAACCTCCGTAGCACCCAGCCCCACTTTGTTCGATGCATCATCCCTAATGAGACCAAGACTCCAG GAATCATGGATCCATTTCTGGTGCTGCACCAGCTGCGCTGCAACGGTGTGCTGGAAGGCATCAGGATCTGCAGAAAAGGTTTTCCCAACCGCATCCTCTACGCTGAGTTCAAACAGCG TTACCGTATCCTGAATCCACATGCCATCCCAGATGATAAGTTTGTGGACAGCAGGAAAGCTGCAGAGAAGCTGCTGGCGTCCCTGGATGTCGACCACAACCAGTATAGATTTGGACACACAAAG GTGTTCTTTAAAACAGGCCTGCTGGGTCACCTCGAGGAAATGAGGGACGAGCGACTGGCTAAAGTCCTGACACTGTTGCAAGCGGCCGCTCGTGGTAAAATCATGAGGATGGAGCTGCTGAAGATGATGGaaagaag GGAGGCTCTGATGATAATTCAGTGGAACATCCGAGCTTTCAACACTGTCAAGCACTGGCCTTGGATGAAGCTCTTCTTCAAAATAAAGCCTCTACTGAAGAGCGCCGCTACTGAGAAAGAGCTACTCTCTCTGAAGGAAGAGCTGGCTAAGCTGAAGGAAGCTCTGGAGAAATCTGAGCTCAAGCGGaaagagctggaggagaggCAGGTCAGCTTGATCCAAGAGAAGAATGACCTTTCTCTACAGCTACAAGCA GAGCAGGACAATCTGGCAGATGCTGAGGACCGCTGTGACCTGCTCATCAAAACTAAGATCCAGCTAGAGGCCAAAGTTAAAGAAATCATGGAGAGgctggaggatgaggaggagataAGCGCTAATGTGCTCGCTAAAAAGCGCAAGTTGGAGGATGAGTGTGCTGAGCTGAAGAAAGACATCGACGATCTGGAGATAACCCTGGCCAAGGTGGAAAAGGAGAAACATGCCACTGAGAACAAG GTGAAAAACCTGATTGAGGAAATGGCAGTTCTGGATGAGACCATCGTGAAGCTGACCAAGGAGAAGAAAGCTCTTCAGGAGGCTCACCAGCAGACTCTGGATGATCTCCAGGCAGAGGAAGACAAAGTCAACACTCTGACCAAAGCCAAGGCCAAGCTGGAGCAACAAGTAGATGAT CTAGAGGGCTCCTTAGAACAAGAGAAAAAGCTGCGTATGGACCTGGAACGGGTCAAACGTAAGCTGGAAGGAGATCTGAAACTCTCTTTGGAGTCTGTTATGGACCTCGAAAATGACAAGCAACAACTTgaagagaagctgaaaaa GAAAGACTTTGAAATGAATGAGATGAGCACAAGGATTGAAGATGAACAAGCCTTGGTCAGTCAGCTGCAGAAGAAGATAAAGGAGCTACAG GCTCGtacagaggagctggaggaggaactGGAGGCCGACAAGGCCTGCAGGGCTAAAGTGGAGAAGCAGCGTGGCGATGTGGCTCGGGAGCTGGAGGAACTGAGCGAGCGCTTGGAGGAGGCTGGTGGAGCCACCTCAGCACAAATAGAGATGAACAAGAAGAGAGAGGCAGACTTTCTGAAGCTGCGACGTGACCTGGAGGAAGCCATGCTGCACCACGAGGCCACGACGGCAGCTTTACGGAAGAAGCACGCCGACAGCGTCGCAGAGCTGAGCGAACAGATTGACAGCCTGCAGAGAGTCAAGCAGAagctggagaaggagaggagcgAGGCTAAGATGGAGGCTGACGATCTGGCCTCGACTGTGGAGCAGCTCTCCAAGGGCAAG GCCACGTCAGAGAAGATGTGTCGTCTCTATGAAGATCAAATGAACGAAGCGAAAGCCAAGGTGGAGGAGCTCCAGAGGCAGCTCAatgaaaccaacacacacagagcccGAGCTCAGGCTGAGAGTG GTGAGCTGGGTAGGAAACTCGAAGAGCGGGAAGCCATGGTCTCCCAGCTGCAGCGTACCAAGAACTCCTTCagccagaatgtggaggagctCAAGAAACAGCTGGAAGAAGAGAATAAG GCCAAGAGCGCCCTGGCCCATGCACTGCAGTCATCTCGACACGACTGTGATCTCCTGAGAGAGCAGTatgaggaggaacaggaggccAAAGCTGAGCTGCAAAGAGCTCTGTCCAAGGCCAACGCCGAGGTGGCTCAGTGGAGGACTAAGTATGAAACTGATGCCATCCAGAGGACTGAAGAGCTGGAGGAAGCCAA AAAAAAACTGGTGACACGTCTGCAGGAGGCTGAAGAGACTGTGGAAGCTTCCAATGCCAAGTGTTCATCCCTGGAGAAGACAAAACATCGGCTCCAGACAGAGATCGAGGATCTTGTCATTGATCTGGAACGTGCcaatgctgcagctgctgccctGGACAAAAAGCAACGCAACTTTGACAAG GTGCTGGGTGAGTGGAGGCAGAAGTATGAAGAATGTCAGTCAGAGCTGGAGTCCTCTCAAAAAGAGTCGCGCAGCCTGAGCACAGAGCTCTTCAAACTGAAGAACTCCTACGAGGAGGctctggaacatctggagacCATCAAGAGGGAGAACAAGAACCTTCAAG AGGAGATTGCTGACCTTTCAGATCAACTCAGTCAGGGAGCAAAGACCATCCATGAGctggagaagatgaagaagggCCTGGATATTGAGAAAAGTGAGATTCAAGCTGCACTAGAGGAAGCTGAA GGCACTCTGGAACACGAAGAGAGTAAAACTCTCCGGATCCAGCTGGAGCTTAATCAGATTAAAGCAGATGTTGACAGAAAGCTGGTGGAGAAGGATGAGGAAATTGACAACCTTCG CCGGAGCCACCAGAGAACACTGGAGTCCATGCAGGCCACCTTGGATGCTGAGGCCAAGTCTCGCAACGAGGCAGTGCGCCTGAGGAAGAAGATGGAGGGTGACCTGAATGAGATGGAGGTGCAGCTGAATCATGCAAACAGGCAGGCCTCGGAGTACCAGAAACTCCTGAGAAGCCTTCAGGTCCAGATCAAG gATGTTCAACTAGAGCTGGACGACACTATCCACCAGAATGAGGAGCTGAAGGAGCAGATGGTGGTGACGGAGCGTCGAAACAACTTGCTCACTGCTGAGGTGGAGGAGCTCAGGGTGCTGTTGGAGCAGAACGATCGTGCACGCAAGCTGGCCGAGCACGAGCTGCTGGAGGCCACTGAAAGGGTCAACCTGTTGCACTCCCAG AACACTGGGCTGATCAACCAGAAGAAGAAGCTCGAGTGTGATCTGTCCATACTGTCGAATGAGGTGGACGATGCTGTACAAGAGTGTCGCAACGCAGAGGAGAAGGCCAAAAAGGCTATCACTGAT GCAGCCATGATGgcagaggagctgaagaaggagcAGGACACAAGTGCACATctggagaggatgaagaagaacatGGAGCAGACCGTAAAGGACCTGCAGATGCGTCTGGACGAGGCTGAGCAGATCGCCCTCAAGGGAGGCAAGAAGCAAGTCCAAAAACTGGAGGCTAGA GTCAAAGAACTGGAGAATGAATTGGAATCTGAACAAAAGAAGAGCCAAGAGTATCAGAAAGTAGTGCGCAAATATGAGAGGAGAATCAAAGAGCTCTCCTACCAG GCTGAGGAAGACAAGAAGAACCTGAGCCGCCTGCAAGAACTCATTGACAAGCTGCAGGCCAAAGTGAAGAGTTATAAGAGACAGGCTGAAGAAGCG GAGGATCAGGCAAACACCAACCTGACTAAGTACAGGAAGCTCCAGCATGAGCTCGATGATGCAGAGGAGAGGGCAGATATGGCCGAAACGCAGGTCAACAAGCTCCGTGTCCGCACCCGGGACCAGAGCAGCAAG CTCGCTGAGTGA